Proteins encoded within one genomic window of Neodiprion fabricii isolate iyNeoFabr1 chromosome 6, iyNeoFabr1.1, whole genome shotgun sequence:
- the LOC124185320 gene encoding AP-2 complex subunit alpha isoform X2, which translates to MPAVRGDGMRGLAVFISDIRNCKSKEAEIKRINKELANIRSKFKGDKTLDGYQKKKYVCKLLFIFLLGHDIDFGHMEAVNLLSSNKYSEKQIGYLFISVLVNTNSDLIKLIIQSIKNDLASRNPIHVNLALQCIANIGSKEMAEAFGNEIPKLLVSGDTMDVVKQSAALCLLRLLRTAPEVVPGGEWTSRIVHLLNDQHLGVVTAAASLIDALVKRNPDEYKGCVSLAVSRLSRIVTASYTDLQDYTYYFVPAPWLSVKLLRLLQNYTPPAEDPGVRGRLNECLETILNKAQEAPKSKKVQHSNAKNAVLFEAISLIIHNDSEPNLLVRACNQLGQFLSNRETNLRYLALESMCHLATSEFSHEAVKKHQEVVILSMKMEKDVSVRQQAVDLLYAMCDKSNAEEIVQEMLNYLETADYSIREEMVLKVAILAEKYATDYTWYVDVILNLIRIAGDYVSEEVWYRVIQIVINRDDVQGYAAKTVFEALQAPACHENMVKVGGYILGEFGNLIAGDQRSSPLVQFQLLHSKYHLCSPMTRALLLSTYIKFVNLFPEIRVQIQEVFKQHSNLRSADAELQQRASEYLQLSIIASTDVLATVLEEMPAFPERESSILAVLKKKKPGRVPENEIRESKSPAPNSNHHTEAPSAISAATVSNNNSADLLGLSTPPSSQPTSNTGVLLDVLGDIYSGTPNNVGATNGAQNTYNPKKFVCKNNGVLFENDLIQIGVKSEFRQNLGRIGLFYGNKTQFVLHNFHPQLSWSEEDEAKLSVQVKPVDLVLEAGAQIQQMINAECIDDYNDAPSMVICFSYNNVPQKITMKLPLTINKFFEPTEMNGESFFARWKNLGGANQQRSQKIFKAQQPMDLAQVRTKLQGFGMQLLDGIDPNPDNFVCAGIVHMRAQQIGCLLRLEPNKQAQMFRLTVRSSKESMSIEVCNLLVDQF; encoded by the exons ATGCCAGCCGTGCGAGGAGATGGCATGCGTGGTCTCGCCGTGTTCATTTCAGACATCAGAAATT GCAAGAGCAAGGAGGCAGAGATCAAGAGAATAAACAAGGAGCTAGCAAACATCCGTAGTAAGTTTAAAGGCGATAAAACGCTGGATGGTTatcagaagaaaaaatatgtttgcAAGTTACTGTTCATATTTCTACTTGGACATGATATTGATTTTGGTCATATGGAAGCTGTAAACCTTCTTTCGTCGAACAAATACtcagaaaaacaaatt gGATATCTATTCATATCTGTACTAGTAAATACAAACAGCGAtcttattaaattaattattcaaagtaTCAAGAATGATCTTGCATCAAGAAATCCAATTCACGTAAATCTTGCTCTACAATGTATCGCCAACATTGGCAGCAAGGAAATGGCAGAAGCGTTTGGCAACGAAATTCCAAAACTGCTTGTGTCAGG AGACACTATGGACGTTGTGAAACAGAGCGCAGCCCTTTGCCTCTTGAGATTATTGAGGACAGCACCAGAGGTGGTTCCAGGTGGAGAGTGGACTTCTCGCATAGTTCATCTTCTGAATGACCAACACCTCGGTGTTGTCACAGCAGCTGCATCGCTGATTGATGCTTTAGTTAAACGAAATCCAGACGAATATAAGGGCTGCGTCAGTCTTGCTGTTTCAAGATTGAGCCGG ATTGTAACGGCTAGCTACACAGATTTGCAGGACTATACCTACTACTTTGTACCTGCGCCTTGGCTCTCTGTTAAACTTCTTCGTTTGCTGCAAAATTATACTCCACCTG CCGAGGATCCAGGAGTACGTGGAAGACTGAACGAATGTCTTGAAACCATATTGAACAAAGCTCAGGAGGCACCAAAATCGAAGAAAGTACAGCATTCTAATGCAAAAAATGCAGTTCTTTTTGAGGCGATAAGTTTGATTATTCATAACGATAGCGAGCCAAACTTGTTGGTTCGTGCTTGCAATCAGcttggtcaatttttatcaaatcgtGAGACTAATCTACGGTACTTAGCACTCGAATCAATGTGTCATCTTGCTACTTCCGAATTTTCTCACGAAGCTGTGAAAAAGCATCAAGAAGTTGTGATACTTTcaatgaaaatggaaaaagacGTTTCCGTGAGACAGCAAGCCGTTGATCTACTTTACGCGATGTGCGACAAAAGCAATGCCGAAGAAATTGTCCAAGAAATGCTGAATTACCTAGAAACTGCGGATTATTCGATTCGAGAAGAAATGGTATTAAAAGTAGCTATACTAGCTGAAAAATATGCAACTGATTACACGTGGTATGTCGATGTGATCCTAAATTTAATCAGGATAGCTGGTGATTATGTTTCTGAGGAGGTGTGGTACAGGGTTATTCAAATTGTTATCAATCGAGATGACGTTCAGGGATATGCTGCTAAAACTGTGTTCGAG GCTTTACAGGCTCCGGCATGTCACGAAAATATGGTCAAAGTTGGTGGCTACATTTTGGGTGAATTTGGGAATCTTATCGCCGGTGATCAACGTTCGTCTCCTCTAGTACAGTTTCAACTTTTACATTCCAAA TATCACTTGTGCTCCCCGATGACAAGGGCACTGCTGCTTTCGACTTACATCaaatttgtcaatttattCCCTGAAATTCGTGTTCAAATTCAAGAGGTTTTCAAGCAACACAGCAACCTACGCAGTGCTGACGCAGAATTACAGCAACGAGCTTCTGAGTACTTACAGCTGAGCATTATTGCCTCCACTGATGTCCTT GCTACCGTTCTAGAAGAAATGCCAGCTTTCCCAGAACGAGAGTCGTCCATTTTGGCtgtgctgaaaaaaaagaaaccaggTCGAGTtccagaaaatgaaattaggGAAAGCAAAAGTCCAGCACCTAATTCAAATCATCACACTGAAGCCCCTTCGGCAATATCAGCTGCAACTGTCAGCAATAATAATTCGGCAGATTTATTAGGCCTCTCTACTCCCCCATCTTCCCAGCCGACAAGCAACACTGGTGTTCTTTTGGACGTTCTTGGTGATATATATAGTGGAACACCAAACAATGTCGGTGCTACGAATGGTGCACAAAACACTTATAACCCTAAGAA ATTTGTATGTAAAAACAATGGAGTGCTATTCGAAAATGATCTGATTCAAATCGGAGTCAAGTCTGAGTTCAGACAAAATCTTGGACGCATTGGATTATTTTACGGAAATAAGACGCAATTTGTGTTACACAACTTTCACCCACAATTATCCTGGTCGGAGGAGGACGAGGCTAAACTATCTGTTCAAGTTAAGCCGGTAGATTTGGTCTTAGAAGCAGGAGCGCAAATTCAACAGATGATTAATGCTGAATGCATCGACGATTATAATG aTGCGCCGAGCATGgtaatttgtttttcgtaTAACAACGTGCCTCagaaaataacaatgaaattacCACTCACCATTAACAAATTCTTTGAACCTACTGAAATGAACGGCGAGTCGTTCTTTGCGAGGTGGAAGAATCTTGGGGG GGCAAATCAGCAACGTTCgcagaaaatatttaaggCTCAACAACCAATGGACTTGGCACAGGTCCGCACAAAGTTGCAAGGCTTCGGAATGCAACTGCTTGACGGGATTGATCCGAATCCCGATAACTTTGTGTGTGCGGGAATCGTGCACATGCGGGCACAACAAATTGGGTGTCTTTTGCGTCTTGAACCGAATAAACAAGCTCAG ATGTTCCGATTAACGGTGCGTTCTAGCAAAGAATCAATGTCTATAGAGGTCTGCAACCTGCTGGTGGATCAATTCTAA
- the LOC124185335 gene encoding rRNA-processing protein FYV7, producing the protein MQNNRKDLGRNKALKTKKGDNNEQTKKPFDKKTYRLKKYSNKYKVDQWEDRRKKAVLRQYYKDLQKGQKNAAHLKTESKDNDTETSNPQPKGNAFHAAKIEYLKKKDEKKNRREEAQRKKEEKIEALRKYREEKALKYKKLSKKTKKGQPVMKDRLEMLLEKIQQTS; encoded by the exons ATGCAGAACAACAGGAAAGATTTGGGTAGAAATAAAGCATTGAAAACTAAGAAGGGCGATAATAACGAGCAAACTAAGAAACCGTTCGACAAAAAAACTTACAGGTTGAAAAAGTATAGCAACAAGTACAAAG TTGACCAATGGGAGGATCGCAGAAAGAAGGCTGTTCTCAGACAGTACTACAAAGATCTGCAAAAAGGTCAAAAAAATGCAGCACATTTAAAGACAGAGTCAAAAGATAACGACACAGAGACTAG CAATCCGCAACCCAAAGGAAATGCCTTCCATGCGGCTAAGattgaatatttgaagaaaaaggatgaaaaaaagaacagaagGGAAGAAGCTCAacgtaaaaaagaagaaaagatcgAAGCCTTGAGAAAATATAGGGAAGAAAAAGCATTAAAGTACAAAAAGTTGtcgaagaaaacgaaaaaaggtCAACCCGTTATGAAAGATAGGCTTGAGATGTTACTGGAAAAGATTCAACAAACTAGTTGA
- the LOC124185327 gene encoding protein ABHD18 isoform X5, translated as MPASRLDAVYRSLLLTKFFTKGWGKPENLRRIFEFRKIVANREACYNLIPTNYPVTITKDEEWSDCHILEGSFQSPFDQNLPGLMPEETRTAYFQVVLPRKWESQRVKPICLHLAGTGDHFYWRRRNLIARPLLKEAGIGAILLENPFYGLRKPKDQIRSSLHNVSDIFVMGGCLIMESIVLLNWCEQQGFGPLGLTGLSMGGHMASLAATNWPKPIPLVPCLSWSTASPVFTEGVMSASINWHLLESQYFADEVYQNDLAKMVKVVTQDDAFLAGQHFAKHYPESMNRMNKLKKESIDSDRVVTADSKSEQKMSGDKLSRGAHSLTDVQNNKNSTDLSIDNNNDHFKDNTDNSKDKTKDTVVDQARIDMEKADALVFPFNLITSKLKLTDNDVLKACIELRISCTTSSG; from the exons ATGCCCGCAAGTCGTTTGGATGCGGTGTACAGGAGTCTTTTGctcacaaaatttttcaccaaggGCTGGGGAAAACCGGAAAATTTGAGGAG GATATTTGAGTTTCGTAAAATTGTTGCAAATCGAGAAGCTTGCTACAATCTTATACCCACCAATTATCCCGTAACGATAACGAAG GATGAAGAATGGTCAGACTGTCACATTTTGGAGGGCTCCTTTCAGTCGCCTTTTGACCAAAATCTGCCAGGCCTCATGCCGGAAGAGACGCGAACTGCTTACTTCCAGGTTGTTTTGCCACGCAAGTGGGAATCCCAGCGAGTCAAACCCATTTGCTTGCATTTGGCCGGAACAGGGGATCAC TTCTATTGGCGCCGTCGAAATCTGATTGCTCGCCCTCTGCTCAAGGAAGCTGGGATCGGGGCTATTCTACTTGAAAATCCATTCTACGGTCTCAGAAAGCCCAAGGATCAGAT ACGTTCGAGCTTGCATAATGTCTCAGACATTTTTGTAATGGGTGGTTGTTTAATAATGGAATCTATAGTTCTGTTAAACTGGTGCGAACAGCAAGGCTTTGGACCATTAGGGCTTACCGGACTATCAATGGGTGGTCAC ATGGCCTCTCTAGCAGCAACAAATTGGCCGAAGCCAATTCCTCTGGTTCCCTGCCTTTCATGGTCTACCGCATCACCTGTTTTCACTGAAGGAGTCATGAGCGCATCCATTAATTGGCACCTCCTTGAGTCCCAGTACTTTGCAGACGAAGTCTACCAGAACGATTTAGCAAAAATGGTCAAGGTCGTCACACAGGAC GACGCCTTCTTGGCGGGACAACACTTCGCGAAACATTATCCAGAGAGTATGAACAGGATGAACAAATTGAAGAAGGAGTCAATTGACTCCGATCGAGTCGTAACTGCCGATTCGAAATCAGAACAAAAGATGTCAGGTGATAAGCTGTCACGAGGAGCACACAGTCTCACCGACGTtcaaaacaacaaaaacagTACTGACCTCAGTAtcgacaataataatgatcatTTTAAAGATAATACAGACAATAGTAAAGATAAGACTAAAGATACTGTTGTCGACCAGGCAAGAATCGATATGGAGAAAGCGGATGCATTAGTGTTTCCCTTTAACCTTATTACTAGCAAATTGAAACTCACTGACAATGATGTTTTGAAAG
- the LOC124185320 gene encoding AP-2 complex subunit alpha isoform X1, which produces MPAVRGDGMRGLAVFISDIRNCKSKEAEIKRINKELANIRSKFKGDKTLDGYQKKKYVCKLLFIFLLGHDIDFGHMEAVNLLSSNKYSEKQIGYLFISVLVNTNSDLIKLIIQSIKNDLASRNPIHVNLALQCIANIGSKEMAEAFGNEIPKLLVSGDTMDVVKQSAALCLLRLLRTAPEVVPGGEWTSRIVHLLNDQHLGVVTAAASLIDALVKRNPDEYKGCVSLAVSRLSRIVTASYTDLQDYTYYFVPAPWLSVKLLRLLQNYTPPAEDPGVRGRLNECLETILNKAQEAPKSKKVQHSNAKNAVLFEAISLIIHNDSEPNLLVRACNQLGQFLSNRETNLRYLALESMCHLATSEFSHEAVKKHQEVVILSMKMEKDVSVRQQAVDLLYAMCDKSNAEEIVQEMLNYLETADYSIREEMVLKVAILAEKYATDYTWYVDVILNLIRIAGDYVSEEVWYRVIQIVINRDDVQGYAAKTVFEALQAPACHENMVKVGGYILGEFGNLIAGDQRSSPLVQFQLLHSKYHLCSPMTRALLLSTYIKFVNLFPEIRVQIQEVFKQHSNLRSADAELQQRASEYLQLSIIASTDVLATVLEEMPAFPERESSILAVLKKKKPGRVPENEIRESKSPAPNSNHHTEAPSAISAATVSNNNSADLLGLSTPPSSQPTSNTGVLLDVLGDIYSGTPNNVGATNGAQNTYNPKKFVCKNNGVLFENDLIQIGVKSEFRQNLGRIGLFYGNKTQFVLHNFHPQLSWSEEDEAKLSVQVKPVDLVLEAGAQIQQMINAECIDDYNDAPSMVICFSYNNVPQKITMKLPLTINKFFEPTEMNGESFFARWKNLGGANQQRSQKIFKAQQPMDLAQVRTKLQGFGMQLLDGIDPNPDNFVCAGIVHMRAQQIGCLLRLEPNKQAQALPYFQMFRLTVRSSKESMSIEVCNLLVDQF; this is translated from the exons ATGCCAGCCGTGCGAGGAGATGGCATGCGTGGTCTCGCCGTGTTCATTTCAGACATCAGAAATT GCAAGAGCAAGGAGGCAGAGATCAAGAGAATAAACAAGGAGCTAGCAAACATCCGTAGTAAGTTTAAAGGCGATAAAACGCTGGATGGTTatcagaagaaaaaatatgtttgcAAGTTACTGTTCATATTTCTACTTGGACATGATATTGATTTTGGTCATATGGAAGCTGTAAACCTTCTTTCGTCGAACAAATACtcagaaaaacaaatt gGATATCTATTCATATCTGTACTAGTAAATACAAACAGCGAtcttattaaattaattattcaaagtaTCAAGAATGATCTTGCATCAAGAAATCCAATTCACGTAAATCTTGCTCTACAATGTATCGCCAACATTGGCAGCAAGGAAATGGCAGAAGCGTTTGGCAACGAAATTCCAAAACTGCTTGTGTCAGG AGACACTATGGACGTTGTGAAACAGAGCGCAGCCCTTTGCCTCTTGAGATTATTGAGGACAGCACCAGAGGTGGTTCCAGGTGGAGAGTGGACTTCTCGCATAGTTCATCTTCTGAATGACCAACACCTCGGTGTTGTCACAGCAGCTGCATCGCTGATTGATGCTTTAGTTAAACGAAATCCAGACGAATATAAGGGCTGCGTCAGTCTTGCTGTTTCAAGATTGAGCCGG ATTGTAACGGCTAGCTACACAGATTTGCAGGACTATACCTACTACTTTGTACCTGCGCCTTGGCTCTCTGTTAAACTTCTTCGTTTGCTGCAAAATTATACTCCACCTG CCGAGGATCCAGGAGTACGTGGAAGACTGAACGAATGTCTTGAAACCATATTGAACAAAGCTCAGGAGGCACCAAAATCGAAGAAAGTACAGCATTCTAATGCAAAAAATGCAGTTCTTTTTGAGGCGATAAGTTTGATTATTCATAACGATAGCGAGCCAAACTTGTTGGTTCGTGCTTGCAATCAGcttggtcaatttttatcaaatcgtGAGACTAATCTACGGTACTTAGCACTCGAATCAATGTGTCATCTTGCTACTTCCGAATTTTCTCACGAAGCTGTGAAAAAGCATCAAGAAGTTGTGATACTTTcaatgaaaatggaaaaagacGTTTCCGTGAGACAGCAAGCCGTTGATCTACTTTACGCGATGTGCGACAAAAGCAATGCCGAAGAAATTGTCCAAGAAATGCTGAATTACCTAGAAACTGCGGATTATTCGATTCGAGAAGAAATGGTATTAAAAGTAGCTATACTAGCTGAAAAATATGCAACTGATTACACGTGGTATGTCGATGTGATCCTAAATTTAATCAGGATAGCTGGTGATTATGTTTCTGAGGAGGTGTGGTACAGGGTTATTCAAATTGTTATCAATCGAGATGACGTTCAGGGATATGCTGCTAAAACTGTGTTCGAG GCTTTACAGGCTCCGGCATGTCACGAAAATATGGTCAAAGTTGGTGGCTACATTTTGGGTGAATTTGGGAATCTTATCGCCGGTGATCAACGTTCGTCTCCTCTAGTACAGTTTCAACTTTTACATTCCAAA TATCACTTGTGCTCCCCGATGACAAGGGCACTGCTGCTTTCGACTTACATCaaatttgtcaatttattCCCTGAAATTCGTGTTCAAATTCAAGAGGTTTTCAAGCAACACAGCAACCTACGCAGTGCTGACGCAGAATTACAGCAACGAGCTTCTGAGTACTTACAGCTGAGCATTATTGCCTCCACTGATGTCCTT GCTACCGTTCTAGAAGAAATGCCAGCTTTCCCAGAACGAGAGTCGTCCATTTTGGCtgtgctgaaaaaaaagaaaccaggTCGAGTtccagaaaatgaaattaggGAAAGCAAAAGTCCAGCACCTAATTCAAATCATCACACTGAAGCCCCTTCGGCAATATCAGCTGCAACTGTCAGCAATAATAATTCGGCAGATTTATTAGGCCTCTCTACTCCCCCATCTTCCCAGCCGACAAGCAACACTGGTGTTCTTTTGGACGTTCTTGGTGATATATATAGTGGAACACCAAACAATGTCGGTGCTACGAATGGTGCACAAAACACTTATAACCCTAAGAA ATTTGTATGTAAAAACAATGGAGTGCTATTCGAAAATGATCTGATTCAAATCGGAGTCAAGTCTGAGTTCAGACAAAATCTTGGACGCATTGGATTATTTTACGGAAATAAGACGCAATTTGTGTTACACAACTTTCACCCACAATTATCCTGGTCGGAGGAGGACGAGGCTAAACTATCTGTTCAAGTTAAGCCGGTAGATTTGGTCTTAGAAGCAGGAGCGCAAATTCAACAGATGATTAATGCTGAATGCATCGACGATTATAATG aTGCGCCGAGCATGgtaatttgtttttcgtaTAACAACGTGCCTCagaaaataacaatgaaattacCACTCACCATTAACAAATTCTTTGAACCTACTGAAATGAACGGCGAGTCGTTCTTTGCGAGGTGGAAGAATCTTGGGGG GGCAAATCAGCAACGTTCgcagaaaatatttaaggCTCAACAACCAATGGACTTGGCACAGGTCCGCACAAAGTTGCAAGGCTTCGGAATGCAACTGCTTGACGGGATTGATCCGAATCCCGATAACTTTGTGTGTGCGGGAATCGTGCACATGCGGGCACAACAAATTGGGTGTCTTTTGCGTCTTGAACCGAATAAACAAGCTCAG GCATTGCCGTATTTTCAGATGTTCCGATTAACGGTGCGTTCTAGCAAAGAATCAATGTCTATAGAGGTCTGCAACCTGCTGGTGGATCAATTCTAA
- the LOC124185333 gene encoding tumor necrosis factor receptor superfamily member 4-like isoform X2 — translation MRLSDCRPHIRHHRGDSRCRRCEPGWGMTSRCSKGRDTECGKCTKGTYSPHHSVHPCWICSRCGPGLYEAHPCTSRADTVCDSCHRGPDEASENPDFRRKCKGLNFFLAPEDAANTGEQSVLVNEPEERFDMDGREIILREDVEAAAGAQLRNINY, via the coding sequence TTATCGGACTGCCGGCCGCACATTCGTCATCACCGAGGCGATTCTCGGTGCAGACGTTGCGAGCCAGGATGGGGGATGACGTCGCGATGCTCGAAGGGCCGAGACACGGAATGTGGAAAATGCACGAAGGGCACTTACAGCCCTCACCACAGCGTCCACCCCTGCTGGATATGCTCGAGATGCGGTCCAGGACTCTACGAGGCTCATCCTTGCACGAGCCGCGCCGACACGGTCTGCGACTCTTGTCACCGGGGTCCGGACGAGGCCTCGGAGAACCCCGACTTCCGCCGGAAGTGCAAGGGCCTCAACTTCTTCCTGGCTCCCGAGGACGCCGCCAACACCGGGGAACAGAGCGTCCTGGTTAACGAGCCCGAGGAGAGGTTCGACATGGATGGCAGGGAAATTATACTCCGAGAGGACGTCGAGGCTGCCGCCGGTGCTCAATTGCGGAATATCAATTATTGA